One Schlesneria paludicola DSM 18645 DNA segment encodes these proteins:
- a CDS encoding ABC transporter permease codes for MLAGPLFSREALTVPRQLTHFLIRSGYIAALFVLMYTAAQTTFGWQQVRNLGDIARFGQLVFQVFAVVQLALMLFFAVLFAAGNVAQEKDRRTMLLLLMTDLRDRELVLGKLTASLLLPIVLLSVSIPVFVIVQLLGGVSLAQIGCAIAISAAAGLAAGSWGSLVAFWRDKTFQTLAISLIGIVIYMGLVEGILAAIGSVSNVALVVGAFNPFRAMLRVLDPLNVAGGVSFVQVASMSTAALTFLAIAIVAVTILRVRVWNPSRTLGDLATMDEKDRGVVRPPRPVWNSPIIWREMMTKAYGRKIFVIKLAYLVIAAAAFYVVLTTPAGSALVLGMISPIGAAFVALSLLTMMLVNAQGVTALTSERDAGTLELLLVTDISAKEFIFGKLGGVLFNSKELILTPLLFIIWYMFQGVLSVENFVYVTIGFISLVVFAAMLGLHSGLSYSISRIAIVNSLGTMFFLFVGIFICMILILQARSSFGLQLPSFLVFILGGSLGLWASLTHRNPSPALTLAAGILPFCTFYAITSFLLGQTLGVCLFVVAAYGFTTIAMLIPAVSEYDSALGRTEMPKG; via the coding sequence GTGCTGGCTGGCCCGTTGTTTTCTCGTGAAGCCCTCACCGTACCACGTCAGTTGACTCATTTTCTGATTCGGTCGGGATACATCGCGGCGCTATTCGTGTTGATGTACACCGCCGCTCAGACGACATTTGGCTGGCAGCAGGTCCGAAATCTGGGCGACATCGCGCGCTTCGGCCAACTGGTTTTCCAGGTGTTCGCCGTGGTCCAACTGGCGCTGATGCTGTTCTTTGCGGTGCTCTTCGCGGCGGGCAACGTGGCGCAAGAGAAGGATCGCCGCACGATGTTGTTGCTGCTCATGACCGACCTTCGCGATCGTGAACTGGTGCTCGGAAAGCTGACGGCCAGTCTGCTGTTACCGATCGTGCTACTGTCGGTTTCGATTCCCGTCTTCGTGATCGTGCAATTGCTGGGCGGTGTTTCGCTTGCCCAGATTGGCTGTGCCATCGCCATTTCTGCGGCGGCGGGTCTGGCCGCCGGAAGCTGGGGATCACTCGTCGCCTTCTGGCGCGACAAGACGTTCCAGACGCTTGCGATTAGTCTGATCGGGATCGTGATCTACATGGGGCTGGTCGAGGGGATTCTCGCCGCGATCGGATCCGTCTCCAATGTCGCGCTCGTTGTGGGGGCATTCAATCCCTTTCGAGCAATGCTACGAGTGCTCGATCCGCTAAATGTGGCGGGCGGCGTTTCGTTCGTACAGGTCGCGTCAATGTCGACTGCGGCACTGACGTTCCTCGCGATTGCGATTGTGGCGGTGACGATTCTTCGTGTTCGGGTTTGGAACCCATCACGCACCCTGGGGGATCTGGCGACGATGGACGAAAAGGATCGGGGTGTGGTTCGGCCGCCGCGTCCCGTTTGGAATAGTCCCATCATCTGGCGTGAAATGATGACCAAGGCCTATGGCCGCAAAATCTTCGTCATTAAACTGGCATATCTGGTGATTGCCGCCGCCGCGTTCTATGTGGTTCTGACGACGCCAGCCGGTTCGGCTCTGGTGCTGGGGATGATTTCCCCGATCGGTGCCGCGTTCGTGGCGTTGAGTCTTCTCACCATGATGCTCGTGAACGCGCAAGGGGTCACGGCTTTGACGAGCGAGCGTGATGCCGGGACGCTCGAATTGCTGCTGGTGACGGACATCAGCGCGAAAGAGTTCATTTTCGGCAAGTTGGGCGGCGTGCTGTTCAACAGCAAAGAACTGATTCTGACGCCGCTCCTCTTCATCATCTGGTACATGTTCCAGGGTGTGCTATCGGTCGAGAATTTCGTCTATGTGACGATTGGGTTCATCTCGCTGGTGGTGTTTGCGGCGATGCTGGGATTGCATTCGGGTTTAAGCTATTCGATCTCGCGAATCGCGATCGTGAACAGTTTGGGTACGATGTTCTTTCTGTTTGTCGGGATCTTCATTTGTATGATCTTGATTTTGCAGGCACGTTCATCGTTCGGCCTGCAACTGCCCAGCTTCCTCGTCTTCATTCTCGGGGGCAGTCTGGGGCTATGGGCGTCGCTGACGCACCGGAATCCATCTCCCGCACTGACGCTCGCCGCGGGAATTCTGCCGTTTTGCACGTTCTATGCGATTACCAGCTTTTTGCTCGGCCAGACACTGGGTGTGTGTCTCTTCGTCGTGGCAGCCTATGGCTTTACCACGATCGCGATGCTGATCCCCGCCGTAAGCGAGTACGATTCGGCACTCGGTCGCACGGAAATGCCGAAAGGGTAG
- the gcvPA gene encoding aminomethyl-transferring glycine dehydrogenase subunit GcvPA: protein MSYLFSTADEQRQMLERIGVGSLQTLLDQIPSELQLKQPLDLPRALTELELQQELTRLAALNAGATTRACFMGGGAYDHFIPSVVDEVTSRGEFYTAYTPYQAEASQGTLQAFFEFQSMIAEVTGLDVANSSLYEGGSGVAEAVLMAMRCTDRSGRVVVLGSINPQATETLKTYLVNKTTELVVVPAPNGFVNPSELASVINDQTACVVVQQPNFFGCLESVEAIGQAAHQAGALLVVSFDPLSLGILKRPGDLGADIAVAEGQSLGIPLQFGGPYLGILACRQQFVRKMPGRLIGQTVDRNGQRCYFLNLQAREQHIRRAGAMSNICTNQGLMALRATVYLALLGPKGLREVAELSCRKAHYAADRLKLIEGCELRFASPFFKEFVLKYKDGANTAIRRAAEAKIDIGPALNRCSDLDWLSAEDREQCLLVAVTESRTKDEIDRLVDALANH from the coding sequence TTGTCTTATCTCTTCTCGACTGCCGACGAACAGCGGCAGATGCTTGAGCGAATCGGTGTCGGTTCCCTGCAGACTCTGCTCGATCAAATTCCTTCGGAACTGCAGCTCAAACAGCCGCTGGATTTGCCTCGTGCGCTGACCGAACTCGAACTGCAGCAAGAGTTGACTCGCCTGGCCGCCTTGAACGCAGGTGCCACCACACGCGCCTGCTTTATGGGTGGCGGAGCCTACGACCACTTCATCCCCAGCGTGGTCGACGAAGTCACCTCGCGTGGTGAGTTTTATACCGCGTATACCCCGTATCAGGCCGAAGCCAGCCAAGGTACGCTTCAAGCGTTCTTCGAATTCCAATCGATGATCGCCGAGGTAACAGGTCTCGATGTCGCCAACTCCAGCCTGTATGAGGGTGGCAGTGGCGTCGCCGAGGCCGTGCTAATGGCCATGCGTTGCACAGACCGGAGTGGGCGTGTCGTCGTGCTGGGGTCAATCAACCCCCAAGCCACCGAAACGCTCAAGACCTACCTGGTGAACAAGACGACCGAGCTCGTTGTGGTCCCCGCCCCGAATGGATTCGTCAACCCGTCGGAATTGGCCTCAGTCATCAATGACCAGACGGCATGTGTCGTCGTCCAGCAACCGAACTTTTTTGGATGCCTCGAAAGCGTCGAAGCCATCGGACAGGCCGCACATCAGGCCGGAGCGTTGCTCGTCGTTTCGTTCGATCCCCTTAGCTTGGGGATCCTGAAGCGCCCAGGGGACCTTGGCGCGGATATCGCCGTCGCAGAAGGACAGTCCCTGGGCATCCCGCTCCAATTCGGCGGACCCTACCTGGGAATCCTCGCATGTCGTCAGCAATTCGTCAGAAAAATGCCGGGACGACTGATCGGTCAAACGGTCGACCGAAACGGTCAGCGATGTTACTTTTTGAACCTGCAGGCACGCGAACAACATATCCGCCGTGCTGGAGCAATGAGTAACATCTGCACGAACCAGGGACTGATGGCCCTGCGTGCCACGGTGTATCTCGCCCTGCTGGGCCCCAAAGGACTACGCGAAGTTGCGGAACTCAGTTGTCGCAAGGCCCACTATGCGGCCGACCGACTCAAGCTCATTGAGGGATGTGAACTTCGCTTTGCATCTCCGTTCTTCAAAGAGTTCGTGCTGAAATACAAGGACGGCGCCAACACGGCCATCCGCCGGGCCGCCGAAGCCAAGATCGATATTGGCCCCGCCTTGAATCGGTGTTCAGACCTCGACTGGCTGTCCGCTGAAGACCGTGAACAATGCCTGCTGGTCGCGGTGACCGAATCACGGACCAAGGACGAAATCGACCGCCTTGTCGACGCGCTGGCAAACCACTGA
- a CDS encoding leucine-rich repeat domain-containing protein, whose protein sequence is MRIRVLSLLVVSLLAASASVAQETSAEAMAVKKLELLGGKIERNADLPGQPIVGISFAGNARFNDRYVHLISPLGRLESLDLSNTQITDLGLKELRKLNALTSLNLRYTAISDVGLSELSEMSKLDTLNLSATQISDAGLDKLLALRNLTAIDLSETAITDSALKPLSVLENLSTINLSTTKIDGSGLADLSGLKNLKTLVLSHSPITNEALAGVAALRNLTTLELWNTPISADGLKSLGTLTDLTKLNLGFTSLDDTGLAELATLTNLKALNLMQTGVTDTGLSSLSQIKNLTNLNLNDTQITDAGMVAIARHKDLNELHLEGTRLTDVGLRALKTLGELDVLQIGKTAVTDAGVEELAGFKHLKILRLGSTKVSDEGLKSLLGLEHLQSLGLGGTGITDVGAKQLASLTTLTGLDLDATAVTDEGVRELGGLSNLEYLSLISTKISDDGVSGLGAFKKLKMLFLHNNQISDEGLKGLNDLSQLTTLYLSMTQVTDVGMKELKNLKHLKDLVLCDTQITDAGLKELTGLSELNVLVIRNVAVTDACLEHLTSFKNLTHLCIDVHRFSEAGLNAFKTSMPNVRVLP, encoded by the coding sequence GTCGTTACTGGCGGCTTCTGCTTCCGTTGCACAGGAAACATCGGCCGAGGCGATGGCCGTCAAAAAGCTGGAATTACTTGGCGGTAAGATTGAGCGAAATGCCGATCTGCCAGGCCAACCGATTGTGGGGATCTCATTTGCGGGTAACGCTCGATTCAATGACAGATACGTTCATTTGATTTCCCCGCTCGGACGATTGGAGTCGCTGGATCTTAGCAACACCCAGATCACGGATCTGGGTCTGAAAGAGCTTCGTAAGCTCAACGCGCTGACGTCCCTCAATCTCAGATATACGGCAATTTCCGATGTGGGCCTGAGCGAATTGAGCGAGATGTCGAAGCTCGACACGCTCAATCTTTCGGCGACTCAGATTTCCGATGCAGGTCTCGACAAGTTGCTTGCTCTGAGAAACTTGACGGCGATCGATCTGAGCGAGACCGCGATCACAGATTCTGCGCTGAAGCCATTGTCCGTTCTCGAAAACCTTTCGACGATCAATCTCAGTACGACCAAGATCGACGGATCGGGGTTGGCCGACTTGAGTGGGCTTAAGAATCTCAAAACGCTCGTACTGAGCCATTCGCCGATCACCAACGAGGCGCTTGCTGGGGTTGCTGCTCTTCGGAACCTGACAACACTCGAACTCTGGAACACGCCGATTTCCGCTGACGGGCTGAAATCGCTTGGCACTCTCACCGACTTGACCAAGCTCAACTTGGGCTTCACGTCACTCGACGATACCGGGCTTGCGGAACTGGCCACCCTGACGAATTTGAAGGCACTGAATCTGATGCAAACGGGAGTTACCGACACGGGGCTTTCGAGCTTGAGTCAAATCAAAAACCTGACAAATCTGAATCTGAATGACACTCAAATCACGGATGCGGGCATGGTCGCCATTGCCAGGCACAAAGATCTCAATGAGCTTCATCTAGAAGGCACTCGGCTGACGGATGTCGGGTTGAGAGCCTTAAAGACACTGGGTGAATTGGATGTCTTGCAGATCGGAAAGACTGCGGTCACAGATGCTGGCGTCGAGGAGCTAGCTGGGTTCAAGCATCTGAAGATTTTGAGATTGGGAAGTACGAAAGTCTCCGATGAGGGCCTCAAATCTCTATTAGGGCTCGAACATCTTCAATCCCTGGGGCTTGGAGGAACGGGGATCACCGATGTTGGAGCCAAACAGCTGGCGAGCCTCACGACGCTGACGGGCCTCGATTTGGATGCCACGGCGGTTACTGACGAGGGAGTTCGAGAGTTGGGGGGGCTTTCGAATCTCGAATACCTGTCCCTCATTTCGACCAAAATCTCGGACGATGGCGTCTCGGGATTGGGGGCATTCAAAAAGTTGAAAATGTTGTTCCTCCATAATAATCAAATCAGCGATGAAGGCTTGAAAGGGCTGAACGATCTGTCGCAGTTGACGACTCTGTATTTGAGTATGACGCAAGTGACAGACGTCGGGATGAAAGAGCTGAAGAACCTGAAACATCTTAAAGACCTCGTTCTATGCGATACTCAAATCACTGACGCGGGCTTGAAGGAATTGACGGGGCTCAGCGAACTGAATGTCCTGGTGATACGAAACGTCGCGGTCACCGACGCATGCCTTGAGCACCTGACCAGCTTCAAGAACTTGACACATCTTTGCATTGACGTGCATCGCTTTTCTGAAGCAGGGCTAAACGCATTCAAAACATCCATGCCAAACGTGCGGGTCTTGCCGTGA
- the rpiB gene encoding ribose 5-phosphate isomerase B: MKIVVASDHRGFQVKSRILAQVAELGHEPIDLGPETAEIVDYPDYGAKGSRAVSEGQADRAILICGSGIGMSIVANKFPGVRAALCHDELTAEMSRRHNDANVLCLSADLLGERLTLRMIEIWLETAFEGGRHARRIGKIADVEHQVECGQPTSQCSPCE; the protein is encoded by the coding sequence ATGAAAATTGTCGTCGCCAGTGACCATCGGGGCTTTCAAGTGAAGTCCCGAATTCTCGCCCAAGTTGCCGAACTCGGGCACGAGCCAATCGACCTTGGCCCTGAGACGGCAGAGATCGTCGACTACCCGGACTATGGTGCGAAAGGATCGCGCGCGGTCTCGGAAGGACAGGCGGATCGGGCGATTCTGATCTGTGGCAGCGGGATCGGCATGAGTATTGTCGCCAACAAATTTCCCGGTGTCCGCGCGGCACTTTGTCATGACGAATTGACGGCGGAAATGAGTCGTCGTCACAATGACGCCAATGTTCTGTGCCTTTCAGCTGACCTGCTGGGCGAGCGACTGACTCTTCGCATGATCGAGATTTGGCTCGAAACCGCGTTTGAAGGTGGACGCCATGCCCGTCGGATCGGCAAAATCGCCGACGTAGAACATCAGGTGGAATGTGGACAGCCCACCTCTCAATGCAGTCCTTGTGAATGA
- a CDS encoding PA14 domain-containing protein, producing MLVRMARVCLVLGMNVVGFTAMAADQTAPRVPGFDRFYAVPASQSADADEDVVVLDPVTGGRILLGDLNCTSCHQASAEAKSRLSPKQAPILDDVGSRVKTDWLRKFLASPHQLKPGTTMPDVISALPEAQRDSSVEALTHFLASTGTISEARPDGDAATRGAVLFRRVGCLACHNSNADGAPDHPTSVVLPDVGKKYTASSLMAFLKDPLKVRPSGRMPAFALNDDEVRYLAHHFVRDGLTSPNVKYSLYTGNWSGLPKFSELTPVMSGVVSGFSLGVADRSNDYAVQFSTYLKIDKAGEYRFWLGSDDGSRLTIDEQVIVDCDGVHPHETKQGRASLTVGFHRVVVEFFQQGGGASLEAEFSGQGITRQPIAGFAYLDPVVPAAVSRPDSPVFTLNQELVVKGRALFATLGCASCHQMKVDGQAIVSTLAAKPLGELVSGAGCLAENVSGRAPRFGLTIAQRQSLGAALRATANETLAETVHRTLATLNCYACHQRGTLGGVEVVRNESFESLQKEMGDEGRLPPALTGVGDKLQRDWLKHVLNQSSDDRKQYLATRMPKFGPANVEQLVSQFEAVDKVDDRLPNAEFTEPEYRVKSAGRHLVGGQALSCIKCHDFGSHASTGVRAMSLTTMNQRLRPEWFYRYVLDPQVYRRGTRMPAPWPFGQTTIRDVLNGDVNQQVQAVWLYLSDRNKASVPAGLIRQQIELKPESEPIIYRNFIEGAGARAIGVGYPEGVNLAFDANQMRLAMIWHGAFMDASRHWTGRGQGFEPPLGDDVVPLPNQVPFFVLDKPDREVPTISAKEAGYQFLGYRLDENLRPIFRYSLSGLTISDQPIPLVGPDRKVGLKRILRFEGAGETSALWYRAAVGSQIEKSGDDRYLIDRVWTMELQVRGADQPLIRFLQGKQELLVPIRMVNGQAEVIQQFHW from the coding sequence ATGCTGGTGCGTATGGCGCGTGTGTGTTTGGTGCTGGGCATGAACGTTGTCGGGTTCACGGCGATGGCCGCCGATCAGACGGCGCCGCGCGTGCCGGGGTTCGATCGATTTTACGCCGTTCCCGCCAGTCAATCGGCTGACGCCGACGAAGATGTTGTTGTCCTTGATCCTGTGACGGGTGGGCGAATCCTGCTGGGTGACCTGAACTGTACTTCGTGTCATCAGGCCAGTGCTGAGGCGAAATCGCGACTCTCGCCCAAGCAGGCACCGATCCTGGATGACGTGGGGTCTCGAGTGAAAACGGATTGGCTACGGAAGTTCCTCGCGAGTCCGCACCAATTGAAACCCGGGACCACGATGCCCGATGTGATCTCGGCATTGCCGGAGGCCCAGCGCGATTCCAGCGTTGAAGCGTTGACTCATTTTCTCGCCTCGACAGGAACGATCTCTGAAGCTCGCCCCGACGGGGACGCGGCAACCCGAGGAGCGGTCCTGTTTCGGCGTGTGGGGTGTCTCGCTTGTCACAATTCGAATGCCGATGGCGCACCCGATCATCCGACATCTGTCGTATTGCCGGACGTGGGGAAGAAGTATACCGCGTCCAGTTTAATGGCCTTCTTGAAAGATCCGCTCAAAGTTCGTCCATCCGGGCGGATGCCGGCGTTTGCTTTGAATGACGACGAAGTTCGCTATCTCGCGCATCACTTCGTTCGTGATGGTCTGACGTCACCCAATGTGAAGTATTCCTTGTACACGGGGAATTGGAGCGGCTTGCCGAAGTTCAGTGAGTTGACACCCGTGATGTCTGGAGTGGTGTCAGGATTCAGTTTGGGAGTTGCGGATCGCAGCAACGATTATGCAGTGCAGTTCTCAACATATCTGAAGATCGACAAGGCGGGCGAGTATCGGTTCTGGCTGGGCTCCGACGATGGGAGTCGGCTGACAATCGACGAGCAGGTGATCGTCGACTGTGATGGCGTGCATCCCCATGAAACGAAGCAGGGGCGTGCTTCGTTAACGGTCGGATTTCATCGCGTGGTTGTCGAGTTTTTCCAGCAGGGCGGCGGGGCGAGTTTAGAAGCCGAGTTTTCGGGGCAGGGAATTACGCGCCAGCCGATCGCGGGATTTGCCTATCTGGATCCGGTGGTGCCCGCCGCTGTTTCACGTCCCGACTCGCCTGTGTTCACGTTGAATCAGGAATTGGTGGTCAAAGGGCGAGCACTGTTCGCGACGCTGGGCTGTGCGTCGTGCCATCAAATGAAAGTCGATGGTCAGGCGATCGTGTCGACGCTGGCCGCCAAGCCGCTTGGGGAGCTCGTTTCAGGGGCTGGATGTCTCGCCGAGAACGTTTCGGGACGCGCTCCACGGTTCGGGTTGACCATCGCTCAGCGTCAGTCACTGGGGGCGGCGCTTCGAGCCACGGCGAACGAAACGCTCGCAGAAACTGTGCATCGAACTCTGGCGACTTTGAACTGTTATGCCTGCCATCAGCGAGGAACGCTGGGCGGCGTGGAAGTGGTTCGGAACGAGTCCTTTGAATCATTGCAGAAAGAGATGGGCGATGAAGGACGCTTGCCTCCAGCTCTGACAGGGGTCGGTGACAAGCTGCAGCGAGACTGGCTGAAACATGTCCTGAATCAAAGTTCGGACGATCGGAAGCAGTATCTGGCGACACGGATGCCCAAGTTTGGTCCTGCAAATGTCGAACAGTTGGTCTCACAATTTGAGGCGGTCGACAAGGTGGATGATCGTCTGCCCAATGCGGAATTCACCGAGCCGGAATATCGCGTCAAGTCGGCCGGTCGTCATCTAGTGGGCGGGCAGGCATTGTCCTGCATCAAGTGCCATGACTTCGGTTCGCATGCATCGACCGGCGTTCGCGCGATGAGTTTGACGACGATGAATCAGCGGCTGCGGCCCGAATGGTTCTATCGTTATGTGCTTGATCCACAGGTCTACCGTCGGGGGACTCGCATGCCGGCGCCCTGGCCCTTCGGACAGACGACGATTCGGGACGTGTTGAACGGTGACGTCAACCAGCAGGTCCAGGCCGTGTGGTTGTACTTGTCGGATCGCAATAAGGCCTCTGTCCCCGCGGGGCTGATTCGGCAGCAGATCGAACTGAAGCCGGAATCGGAACCGATCATCTACCGCAACTTTATCGAAGGCGCCGGCGCGCGTGCGATTGGGGTGGGGTATCCCGAAGGGGTGAATCTGGCGTTCGATGCGAATCAGATGCGACTTGCGATGATCTGGCACGGGGCGTTCATGGATGCCTCACGCCATTGGACTGGACGTGGCCAGGGGTTTGAGCCACCGCTGGGTGATGATGTCGTGCCGCTGCCCAATCAGGTGCCATTTTTCGTGCTTGATAAGCCGGATCGTGAAGTTCCGACCATTTCTGCGAAAGAGGCAGGGTACCAATTCCTGGGATATCGGCTGGACGAGAACTTGCGACCGATCTTCCGCTATTCGCTCTCGGGGCTCACGATCAGTGATCAGCCGATTCCCTTGGTGGGCCCAGATCGAAAAGTGGGGCTGAAGCGGATCCTGCGATTCGAAGGGGCAGGCGAGACGAGTGCGCTGTGGTATCGTGCAGCGGTCGGCAGCCAGATCGAGAAGAGTGGTGACGATCGCTATCTGATTGATCGTGTGTGGACGATGGAACTGCAGGTTCGAGGCGCAGATCAGCCGCTGATTCGTTTTTTGCAGGGCAAGCAGGAATTGCTCGTTCCGATTCGGATGGTCAACGGTCAGGCTGAAGTGATTCAGCAATTCCATTGGTGA
- the gcvH gene encoding glycine cleavage system protein GcvH, with product MSPDQLKYSKTHEWVALEGTTATIGITDFAVHLLSDLVFADLPPIGKKMTQGQPFGEVESVKAVSDLYAPVSGEVLARNERLTERRGADGKTIAAELDLLTSSPFADGWLIKANVTDVGELGNLLSQSEYKAHCDASAH from the coding sequence ATGTCGCCTGATCAACTGAAGTACTCGAAAACACACGAATGGGTCGCCCTTGAGGGCACGACTGCGACGATTGGAATCACCGACTTTGCGGTGCACCTTCTCAGCGATCTCGTCTTTGCGGACCTGCCCCCCATCGGCAAGAAAATGACGCAAGGACAGCCATTCGGTGAAGTGGAAAGCGTCAAGGCCGTCAGCGATCTCTATGCGCCCGTCAGTGGTGAAGTCCTCGCCAGAAACGAACGCCTGACCGAACGTCGTGGTGCTGATGGCAAAACCATAGCCGCCGAACTGGATCTTTTGACGTCCAGCCCGTTCGCCGATGGATGGCTGATCAAAGCAAACGTGACCGACGTGGGCGAGCTCGGCAATCTGCTCAGCCAGTCGGAATACAAAGCACACTGCGACGCCTCCGCCCACTAA